The Noviherbaspirillum saxi genome includes a window with the following:
- a CDS encoding carboxyl transferase domain-containing protein, whose amino-acid sequence MTILDSKLNVRSDDFKNNAAAMQALVDDLKAKVEKLALGGGEDARKKHTARGKLLPRDRVQMLLDPGTPFLELSQMAAYNMYDNAAPAAGVIAGIGRVAGQECMIVCNDATVKGGTYYPITVKKHLRAQEIADQNNLPCIYLVDSGGANLPNQDDVFPDRDHFGRIFFNQANLSAKGIPQIAVVMGSCTAGGAYVPAMSDESIIVKDQGTIFLGGPPLVKAATGEVVSAEDLGGGDVHTRLSGVVDHLAKNDLHALSLARTIVGNLNRQKPQQLVLREPVAPKFDTHELYGVIPTDTRKPFDVREVIARIVDASEFDEFKARYGTTLVCGFAHIFGMPVGIIANNGILFSESALKGAHFIELCCQRKIPLVFLQNITGFMVGRKYENEGIARNGAKMVTAVSTAAVPKFTVIIGGSFGAGNYGMCGRAYSPRFLWMWPNARISVMGGDQAASVLATVKRDGIEGKGGSWSKEEEEAFKQPIREQYEHQGHPYYATARLWDDGVIDPADTRMVLGLGLSASLNAPIPETKFGVFRM is encoded by the coding sequence ATGACAATCCTCGATTCCAAACTCAATGTCCGTTCGGACGACTTCAAGAACAATGCCGCCGCGATGCAGGCGCTGGTCGATGACCTGAAAGCGAAAGTGGAAAAGCTGGCGCTGGGCGGCGGCGAAGACGCGCGCAAGAAGCACACCGCGCGCGGCAAGCTGTTGCCGCGCGACCGCGTGCAAATGCTGCTCGATCCCGGCACGCCCTTCCTCGAACTGTCGCAGATGGCGGCCTACAACATGTACGACAATGCCGCGCCGGCCGCCGGCGTCATTGCCGGCATCGGCCGTGTGGCGGGGCAGGAATGCATGATCGTGTGCAACGATGCGACGGTGAAGGGCGGCACGTATTACCCGATCACGGTCAAGAAGCATTTGCGCGCGCAGGAAATCGCCGACCAAAACAACCTGCCTTGCATTTACCTGGTCGATTCCGGCGGCGCCAATCTGCCGAACCAGGACGATGTGTTTCCCGATCGCGACCACTTCGGCCGCATCTTTTTCAACCAGGCCAACCTGTCGGCCAAGGGTATTCCACAAATCGCGGTCGTGATGGGTTCCTGCACCGCCGGCGGCGCTTACGTGCCGGCAATGAGCGACGAATCGATCATCGTGAAGGACCAGGGTACGATCTTCCTTGGCGGCCCGCCACTGGTGAAGGCCGCGACCGGCGAAGTGGTGAGCGCCGAAGACCTCGGCGGCGGCGACGTGCACACCCGTTTGTCGGGCGTGGTCGACCATCTGGCGAAGAACGACCTGCATGCGCTGTCGCTGGCGCGCACCATCGTCGGCAATCTCAACCGCCAGAAGCCGCAACAACTCGTGCTGCGCGAGCCGGTTGCGCCGAAATTCGATACGCATGAATTGTATGGCGTGATCCCGACCGATACCCGCAAGCCCTTCGATGTGCGCGAAGTGATCGCGCGCATCGTCGACGCCAGCGAATTCGACGAATTCAAGGCCCGTTACGGCACCACGCTGGTGTGCGGCTTTGCGCATATCTTCGGCATGCCGGTCGGCATCATCGCCAACAACGGCATCCTGTTTTCGGAATCGGCATTGAAGGGCGCGCACTTCATTGAACTGTGCTGCCAGCGCAAGATCCCGCTGGTGTTCCTGCAAAACATCACCGGCTTCATGGTCGGGCGCAAGTATGAAAATGAAGGCATCGCGCGCAACGGCGCCAAGATGGTGACCGCGGTATCGACTGCGGCGGTGCCCAAGTTCACGGTGATCATCGGTGGCAGTTTCGGCGCCGGAAATTACGGCATGTGCGGCCGTGCGTATTCGCCGCGCTTCCTCTGGATGTGGCCGAATGCGCGCATTTCGGTAATGGGCGGCGACCAGGCGGCTAGTGTGCTGGCGACCGTCAAGCGCGACGGCATCGAAGGCAAGGGCGGCAGCTGGAGCAAGGAAGAAGAGGAAGCCTTCAAGCAGCCGATCCGCGAACAGTACGAGCACCAGGGCCATCCCTACTATGCGACCGCGCGTCTGTGGGACGACGGCGTGATCGATCCGGCCGATACCCGGATGGTGCTGGGACTGGGACTTTCCGCATCGCTGAATGCGCCGATCCCGGAAACCAAGTTCGGCGTGTTCCGGATGTGA
- a CDS encoding YchJ family protein: protein MPKQDMGTGKARACPCGGTAYGSCCGRFIDGGDNAPSADLLMRSRYSAYVLHDDAYLKATWHASTRPADAVAQDDETTWLGLEVRRHVPDGDAATVEFVARYKIGGRAHRLHEISRFVREGGKWFYVDGSFPESKK, encoded by the coding sequence ATGCCGAAACAGGACATGGGTACGGGCAAGGCGCGCGCCTGCCCGTGCGGCGGCACTGCGTATGGCAGCTGCTGCGGACGCTTCATCGATGGCGGCGACAATGCGCCGTCAGCCGATCTGTTGATGCGCTCGCGCTATAGCGCCTATGTGCTGCACGACGACGCGTATCTGAAAGCGACCTGGCATGCCAGTACCCGTCCTGCCGATGCAGTTGCGCAAGACGATGAAACGACATGGCTGGGTCTCGAAGTGCGCAGGCATGTGCCCGACGGTGACGCAGCGACGGTGGAATTTGTCGCGCGCTACAAGATCGGCGGCCGCGCGCATCGCTTGCATGAAATCAGCCGCTTTGTACGCGAAGGCGGCAAGTGGTTTTACGTGGATGGCAGTTTTCCGGAGAGTAAAAAATAA
- a CDS encoding rhodanese-like domain-containing protein, with protein MSMKKGYKALVDEAMTQVKTYSVEQAMAKYDDPNVQFVDIRDPRELEREGVIPGAFPAPRGMLEFWVDPESPYYKPVFGEGKEYLFFCAGGLRSALATKTVQDMGMNKVAHIEGGFGAWKTAGAPTAEKVKKA; from the coding sequence ATGAGCATGAAAAAAGGCTACAAGGCACTCGTCGATGAAGCGATGACCCAGGTCAAGACCTATTCTGTCGAACAAGCCATGGCAAAGTATGACGATCCCAATGTGCAGTTCGTCGACATCCGCGATCCGCGCGAACTTGAACGCGAAGGTGTCATCCCCGGGGCGTTCCCGGCACCGCGCGGGATGCTTGAATTCTGGGTCGATCCCGAATCGCCGTATTACAAGCCGGTATTCGGCGAAGGCAAGGAATATCTGTTCTTTTGCGCGGGCGGTCTGCGCAGCGCGCTTGCTACCAAGACCGTGCAGGACATGGGTATGAATAAGGTCGCACATATCGAAGGCGGCTTCGGCGCGTGGAAGACAGCCGGCGCACCGACTGCAGAGAAAGTGAAGAAAGCCTGA
- a CDS encoding acyl-CoA dehydrogenase family protein: MVLSEQHEMIRDALRSYAQERLAPNAARWDKEHHFPKDELKGLAELGAFGVAVPEELGGAGLDYVSLALVLEEIAAGDGGTSTVISVNNCPVCSIAMMYANDEQKQRFLKPLARGDMLGAFCLTEPHVGSDASALRTTATRDGGDYVLNGVKQFITSGKYADVAIVMAVTDKGAGKKGISAFWVPTNTPGYIVARLEEKLGQHSSDTAQILFENCRIPAQNLIGEEGQGYKIALSGLEGGRIGIGSQAVGMARAAFEAALAYAKERTSFGKTLFEHQAVQFKLSDMATQIEAARQLILHAASMKDAGKPCLKEAAMAKLFASEMAERVCSDAIQIHGGYGYVSDFPVERIYRDVRVCQIYEGTSDIQKILIGRALA, translated from the coding sequence ATGGTTTTATCCGAACAGCATGAAATGATCCGCGATGCGCTGCGCAGCTATGCGCAAGAGCGTCTGGCGCCCAATGCCGCGCGCTGGGACAAGGAGCACCACTTTCCCAAGGACGAGCTGAAAGGCCTGGCCGAGCTCGGCGCCTTCGGCGTCGCGGTGCCAGAAGAACTGGGCGGCGCCGGTCTCGATTATGTGTCGCTCGCGCTGGTGCTGGAAGAAATCGCGGCTGGCGATGGCGGCACCTCGACCGTGATTTCGGTCAACAACTGCCCGGTATGCAGTATCGCGATGATGTATGCCAACGATGAACAGAAACAGCGTTTCCTCAAACCGCTGGCGCGCGGCGACATGCTCGGCGCATTCTGCCTGACCGAACCGCATGTCGGCAGCGATGCGTCCGCGCTGCGTACCACTGCCACGCGCGACGGCGGCGATTATGTACTCAACGGCGTCAAGCAATTCATCACCAGCGGCAAATATGCGGATGTCGCGATCGTGATGGCGGTGACCGACAAGGGGGCAGGCAAGAAGGGCATCAGCGCATTCTGGGTGCCGACCAACACACCCGGCTACATCGTCGCCCGGCTGGAAGAAAAGCTCGGCCAGCATTCGTCCGATACCGCACAGATCCTGTTCGAGAATTGCCGCATTCCCGCGCAAAACCTGATCGGCGAAGAAGGGCAAGGCTACAAGATTGCGCTGTCCGGATTGGAAGGCGGGCGCATCGGTATCGGCTCGCAAGCGGTCGGCATGGCGCGCGCCGCATTCGAAGCAGCGCTCGCGTATGCGAAGGAGCGCACCAGTTTCGGCAAGACCCTGTTCGAGCATCAGGCGGTGCAGTTCAAGTTATCCGACATGGCGACGCAGATCGAAGCGGCGCGTCAATTGATCCTGCATGCGGCGAGCATGAAGGATGCCGGCAAGCCTTGCTTGAAGGAAGCCGCGATGGCCAAACTGTTCGCCAGTGAAATGGCGGAGCGGGTGTGTTCCGATGCGATCCAGATCCATGGCGGCTATGGCTACGTCAGCGATTTTCCGGTGGAGCGGATTTATCGCGATGTGCGGGTCTGCCAGATCTACGAAGGCACCAGCGATATCCAGAAGATCCTGATCGGCCGCGCGCTGGCCTGA
- a CDS encoding SDR family oxidoreductase: MPTALILGASRGIGREFVRQLRAAGWNVIATARNDAGLDTLRSEGAQALKLDVTKPESLAGLGAQLDDEKLDLAIYVAGVYGNGGQATSPPTAEDFDAVMHTNVLGAMRAIPLIAPLVEAAQGKFAFITSMMSSIGDTDASYGWVYRASKAALNMTVKSAAFDYPKATFVALCPGWVRTDMGGPDAPIAVEESVSGLLQVIATLELKDTGSFRNYAGERLSW, encoded by the coding sequence ATGCCCACCGCACTCATCCTCGGCGCTTCCCGCGGCATCGGCCGTGAATTCGTGCGCCAGCTGCGCGCCGCCGGCTGGAACGTCATCGCCACCGCGCGCAACGATGCGGGACTGGACACATTGCGCAGCGAAGGCGCGCAAGCGCTCAAGCTCGACGTGACCAAACCCGAGTCGCTGGCCGGACTGGGGGCGCAGCTCGACGATGAAAAGCTGGACCTCGCAATCTATGTCGCCGGCGTCTACGGCAATGGCGGGCAGGCGACGTCGCCGCCCACCGCGGAAGACTTCGACGCCGTCATGCACACCAATGTGCTCGGCGCGATGCGGGCGATACCGCTGATCGCGCCGCTGGTCGAAGCTGCGCAAGGCAAGTTCGCTTTCATCACCAGCATGATGAGCAGCATCGGCGATACGGACGCCAGTTACGGCTGGGTCTACCGCGCGTCGAAAGCCGCGCTCAACATGACAGTCAAAAGTGCTGCCTTCGATTATCCGAAAGCGACTTTTGTCGCGCTCTGCCCGGGCTGGGTGCGCACCGACATGGGCGGACCTGATGCCCCGATTGCAGTGGAAGAAAGCGTGAGCGGATTGCTGCAAGTGATAGCGACGCTCGAACTCAAGGACACCGGCAGCTTCCGCAATTACGCGGGAGAGCGACTGTCCTGGTAA
- a CDS encoding acetyl-CoA C-acetyltransferase — MNNDPIVIVGAARTPMGAFQGDFSALSASDLGAAAIRAAVERANLEPSHVNEVLFGNCLMAGQGQAPARQAAIKAGIPTSAGAVTLSKMCGSAMKAAMIGYDSLLAGSNDVVIAGGMESMTNAPYLIPKARGGYRIGHGMMYDHMMLDGLEDAYDKGRAMGTFAEECVAKYQFTREEQDAFAIESVKRAQAATNDGSFKWEIAPVTVAAKGGDVVIDKDEGPLKAKLDKIPSLKPAFKKDGTITAASSSSINDGAAALVLMRESTAKKLGCKPIARVLGHSTHAQEPNWFTTAPVGAIEKLYKKLNLTTKDVDLFEINEAFAAVPMAAMKEHDIPHSKVNIHGGACALGHPIGASGARIIITLIGALQKTGGKLGVAALCIGGGEGTAMAIELV, encoded by the coding sequence ATGAACAACGATCCTATTGTTATTGTCGGCGCAGCCCGTACCCCGATGGGTGCATTCCAGGGCGATTTTTCCGCATTGTCTGCCTCGGACCTCGGCGCTGCCGCGATCCGCGCCGCGGTCGAGCGCGCCAACCTCGAACCGAGCCATGTCAATGAAGTCCTGTTCGGCAACTGCCTGATGGCAGGCCAGGGTCAGGCTCCGGCACGCCAGGCGGCGATCAAGGCAGGCATCCCGACCTCGGCCGGCGCGGTCACGCTGTCGAAGATGTGCGGCTCGGCGATGAAAGCCGCAATGATCGGCTATGACTCGCTGCTGGCAGGCAGCAACGATGTCGTCATCGCCGGCGGCATGGAATCGATGACCAATGCGCCTTACCTGATTCCGAAGGCGCGCGGCGGTTACCGCATCGGCCACGGCATGATGTACGACCACATGATGCTCGACGGTCTGGAAGACGCCTACGACAAGGGCCGCGCAATGGGCACCTTCGCCGAAGAGTGCGTGGCTAAATACCAGTTCACCCGCGAAGAGCAGGATGCGTTCGCGATCGAATCGGTCAAGCGCGCGCAAGCCGCGACCAATGACGGTTCCTTCAAATGGGAAATCGCACCGGTCACCGTCGCAGCCAAGGGCGGCGATGTCGTGATCGACAAGGATGAAGGCCCGCTCAAGGCCAAGCTCGACAAGATTCCGTCGCTCAAGCCGGCATTCAAGAAAGACGGCACGATCACGGCCGCTTCCTCGTCGTCGATCAACGACGGCGCTGCCGCGCTGGTGCTGATGCGCGAATCGACCGCGAAGAAGCTGGGCTGCAAGCCGATCGCCCGCGTGCTCGGCCACTCGACCCATGCACAGGAACCGAACTGGTTCACCACCGCACCGGTCGGCGCCATTGAAAAGCTGTACAAGAAGCTGAACCTGACCACCAAGGATGTCGATCTGTTCGAAATCAACGAAGCCTTCGCCGCCGTCCCGATGGCAGCGATGAAGGAACACGATATCCCGCACAGCAAGGTCAATATTCATGGCGGCGCCTGCGCACTTGGCCATCCGATCGGCGCTTCCGGTGCCCGCATCATCATCACGCTGATCGGTGCGCTGCAAAAGACCGGCGGCAAGCTGGGTGTGGCGGCGCTGTGCATCGGTGGTGGTGAAGGTACGGCGATGGCGATTGAGTTGGTGTAA
- the aceK gene encoding bifunctional isocitrate dehydrogenase kinase/phosphatase encodes MPQTAFPKLLSSQIAFDIARTMLDGFDKHYRLFRAASQDAKRYFETGDWKTAQVKARERIAFYDARVQECVQALEDEYDREEIGDEVWREVKLHYIGLLINHKQPELAETFFNSVCCNILHRTYFHNDFIFVRPVVSTEYLEPEGMHPTYRVYYPGTDGLHYTLKRIVTNFQLAAPFADLDRDVGFVEARMRAMFGSDLLEPNHQLQVLATLFYRNKGAYIIGKGINGNRIYPFVVPILYNRKRELVLDTVLFDPTLITVLFSFTRAYFMVDMEVPSAYVQFLRTLMPYKPRSEIYTILGLQKLGKAAFYRDFLHHLKHSSDCFESAPGIRGLVMVVFALPSFPYVFKVIKDYFPPPKETTRELVKEKYLLVKNHDRVGRMADTLEYSMVAFPRARFSNELLADLKQVAPSIVEEEGDEIIIKHLYIERRMIPLNIWLYDAERRGDHAAIEHGIVEYGNAIKDLVGVNIFPGDMLYKNFGVTKHGRVVFYDYDEIEYITDCNFRRIPTPRNEEDEMSSEPWYPVARNDVFPEQFGTFLLGNLEVRKYFLKHHADLLTPQYWQNAKQRILDGHVEDVFPYPQELRFSYKPLTPAAQAA; translated from the coding sequence ATGCCCCAGACCGCCTTCCCCAAGCTCCTCAGTTCCCAGATCGCGTTCGATATCGCGCGCACCATGCTGGACGGCTTTGACAAGCACTATCGCCTGTTTCGCGCCGCCAGCCAGGATGCCAAGCGGTATTTCGAAACCGGCGACTGGAAAACCGCGCAAGTCAAGGCGCGCGAGCGGATCGCGTTCTACGATGCGCGCGTGCAGGAATGCGTACAGGCGCTGGAAGACGAATACGACCGCGAAGAAATCGGCGATGAAGTCTGGCGCGAGGTCAAGCTGCACTATATCGGGCTGCTGATCAATCACAAGCAGCCGGAACTGGCGGAAACCTTTTTTAATTCGGTCTGTTGCAACATCCTGCACCGCACCTACTTCCACAACGATTTCATTTTCGTGCGGCCCGTGGTCTCGACCGAATACCTGGAACCGGAAGGCATGCACCCGACCTACCGGGTCTATTATCCGGGCACCGACGGCTTGCACTACACGCTCAAGCGCATAGTCACCAATTTCCAGCTGGCCGCACCGTTCGCCGACCTCGACCGCGACGTCGGCTTTGTCGAAGCGCGCATGCGCGCGATGTTTGGTTCCGACTTGCTGGAGCCCAACCATCAGCTCCAGGTATTGGCCACGCTGTTCTACCGCAACAAGGGCGCGTACATCATCGGCAAGGGTATCAACGGCAACCGCATCTATCCGTTCGTCGTGCCCATCCTGTACAACCGCAAGCGCGAACTGGTGCTCGATACCGTGCTGTTCGATCCGACCCTGATCACGGTGCTGTTTTCATTCACGCGTGCCTATTTCATGGTCGACATGGAAGTGCCGTCGGCGTATGTGCAATTCCTGCGCACGCTGATGCCGTACAAGCCGCGCAGCGAGATCTATACGATTCTCGGCCTGCAAAAGCTGGGCAAGGCGGCGTTCTACCGCGACTTCCTGCATCACCTGAAGCACTCGTCCGACTGCTTTGAGTCGGCACCCGGCATTCGCGGGCTGGTGATGGTGGTGTTTGCGCTGCCCTCGTTTCCGTATGTATTCAAGGTGATCAAGGATTATTTCCCGCCACCCAAGGAAACCACGCGCGAACTGGTGAAAGAAAAATACCTCCTGGTGAAGAACCATGATCGCGTCGGCCGCATGGCCGACACCCTCGAGTATTCGATGGTCGCGTTTCCGCGCGCGCGTTTTTCCAATGAACTGCTGGCCGACCTGAAACAGGTTGCGCCGTCCATCGTCGAAGAAGAAGGCGATGAAATCATCATCAAGCATCTGTATATCGAGCGCCGGATGATCCCCTTGAACATCTGGCTGTACGATGCGGAAAGGCGCGGCGACCATGCAGCGATCGAACATGGCATCGTCGAATACGGCAATGCGATCAAGGATCTGGTCGGCGTCAACATTTTTCCCGGTGACATGCTGTACAAGAATTTCGGCGTCACCAAGCATGGCCGAGTGGTGTTTTACGACTACGATGAAATCGAGTACATCACCGACTGCAATTTCCGCCGCATACCCACGCCGCGCAATGAAGAAGACGAAATGTCCAGCGAACCGTGGTATCCGGTCGCAAGGAACGATGTTTTTCCCGAGCAATTCGGCACCTTCCTGCTCGGCAATCTGGAAGTGCGCAAATACTTTTTGAAACACCATGCCGATCTGCTCACCCCGCAATATTGGCAAAATGCCAAACAGCGAATCCTGGATGGCCATGTTGAAGACGTATTCCCTTATCCACAGGAATTGCGATTCAGTTACAAACCCCTTACCCCCGCGGCGCAAGCCGCTTGA
- a CDS encoding pyridoxal-phosphate dependent enzyme, with protein sequence MTSLHLTTPLLTHRSLSAAIGKRVLLKMENLQPSGSFKMRGIGLFCQRAAERGARHFVCPSGGNAGFAAAVAGVELGVRTTIIVPGTTHESVRLKIRAIGADVLVHGDVWDESNQRALQLCEQEGAVYVPPFDHRDIWDGNATLIDEVVAADADFDAVICSVGGGGLLCGVLEGLHRNGLGHVPVLAVETEGADSLHAAMQAGDLVSLPDIKSIATTLGAKCVARQAFEWTRRHDVRSIVVSDAQAVSACRRFADDMRMLVEPACGAALSVVYHCAPALAPFEKPLVVVCGGIGVDLAKLEAWKIQFER encoded by the coding sequence ATGACTTCACTGCATCTCACCACACCCTTGCTGACTCACCGCAGCCTGTCGGCCGCCATCGGCAAACGCGTGCTGCTGAAGATGGAAAATCTGCAGCCGTCCGGCTCGTTCAAGATGCGCGGCATCGGGCTGTTCTGCCAGCGCGCGGCCGAACGCGGCGCCCGCCATTTCGTTTGCCCGTCTGGCGGCAATGCCGGTTTCGCCGCAGCAGTAGCCGGTGTCGAACTGGGCGTGCGCACCACCATCATCGTGCCCGGCACCACGCATGAATCGGTGCGCCTGAAGATCCGCGCGATCGGCGCCGATGTGCTGGTGCATGGCGATGTCTGGGATGAAAGCAACCAGCGCGCATTGCAATTGTGCGAACAAGAAGGCGCGGTCTACGTACCGCCATTCGACCATCGCGATATCTGGGATGGCAATGCGACCCTGATCGATGAAGTGGTCGCCGCCGACGCCGATTTCGATGCGGTGATCTGTTCGGTCGGCGGTGGCGGCCTGCTGTGCGGCGTGCTCGAAGGCTTGCACCGCAATGGCTTGGGTCATGTCCCGGTGCTGGCAGTCGAAACCGAAGGCGCGGACTCGCTGCATGCGGCGATGCAAGCCGGTGATCTCGTGAGCTTGCCGGACATCAAATCCATCGCGACCACGCTTGGCGCCAAGTGCGTCGCGCGCCAGGCGTTCGAATGGACGCGCCGGCATGACGTACGCAGCATCGTCGTCAGCGATGCGCAGGCGGTCAGCGCCTGCCGCCGTTTCGCCGACGATATGCGCATGCTGGTCGAACCGGCCTGCGGCGCGGCGTTGTCGGTTGTCTACCACTGTGCGCCCGCGCTGGCACCGTTCGAGAAGCCGCTGGTCGTCGTTTGCGGCGGGATAGGCGTGGATTTGGCTAAACTGGAGGCTTGGAAAATTCAATTCGAGCGCTAG
- a CDS encoding PaaI family thioesterase produces the protein MHAPDPHYRDIVERGFREAAFLNEIGITLVDCGPGWCESILRILPRHLQHTGVIHAGVQTTIADHTAGGAAMTVTPADGYILTVEFKMQLLRAGIGDALWCRAQILKPGKAFHVVESEVYAMKDDKKTLVSKLSGTMAVVARNGA, from the coding sequence ATGCACGCACCCGACCCACACTATCGCGACATCGTCGAACGCGGTTTCCGCGAAGCGGCTTTTTTGAACGAGATCGGCATCACCCTTGTCGATTGCGGCCCCGGCTGGTGCGAATCCATCCTTCGCATCCTGCCGCGTCATCTGCAGCACACCGGCGTCATCCACGCCGGTGTGCAGACGACGATTGCCGACCATACCGCAGGCGGCGCGGCAATGACGGTAACGCCGGCCGATGGCTATATCCTGACGGTGGAATTTAAAATGCAATTGCTGCGCGCCGGCATAGGCGATGCGCTATGGTGCCGGGCCCAGATACTCAAGCCGGGAAAAGCTTTCCATGTGGTCGAATCCGAGGTGTATGCGATGAAGGACGACAAAAAGACGCTGGTCAGCAAGTTGAGCGGTACCATGGCCGTCGTCGCGCGCAACGGGGCATGA
- a CDS encoding isovaleryl-CoA dehydrogenase, with protein sequence MIHLPGLTFDHGEDIAALRETVQQFAQAEIAPRATEIDRTDQFPMDLWKKMGDLGLLGVTVSEEYGGTDMGYLAHIVAMEEISRASASVGLSYGAHSNLCVNQIKRNGSEEQKQKYLPKLISGEHVGALAMSEPNAGSDVVNMKLRADWKGDRWVLNGTKMWITNGPDADVLVVYAKNDIEAGPRGMTAFLIEKGFKGFSVAQKLDKLGMRGSHTGELVFQDCEVPAENVLGGLGKGVNVLMSGLDFERTVLSGGPLGIMQACMDAVVPYIHERKQFGQPIGEFQLMQGKIADMYSTMMACKAYVYAVGQACDRAKNPEAVRALRKDAAGAILYSAEKATWMAGEAIQTLGGNGYINEYPVGRLWRDAKLYEIGAGTSEIRRMLIGRELFAETK encoded by the coding sequence ATGATTCATTTGCCCGGCTTGACCTTTGACCATGGCGAAGACATCGCCGCGCTGCGCGAAACCGTGCAGCAGTTCGCGCAGGCCGAAATCGCGCCGCGCGCGACCGAAATCGACCGCACCGACCAATTCCCGATGGACCTCTGGAAAAAGATGGGCGACCTCGGTCTGCTCGGCGTCACGGTCAGCGAAGAATACGGCGGCACCGACATGGGCTATCTTGCGCACATCGTCGCGATGGAAGAAATCTCCCGCGCCTCGGCCTCGGTCGGCTTGTCCTATGGCGCGCATTCCAATCTGTGTGTGAATCAGATCAAGCGCAACGGCTCCGAAGAGCAAAAGCAGAAATACCTGCCCAAGCTGATTTCCGGCGAGCATGTCGGCGCACTGGCGATGTCGGAGCCGAATGCCGGCTCCGACGTGGTCAACATGAAGCTGCGCGCCGACTGGAAAGGCGACCGCTGGGTACTCAACGGCACCAAGATGTGGATCACCAATGGTCCTGATGCCGACGTGCTGGTGGTCTATGCGAAGAATGACATCGAAGCCGGCCCGCGCGGCATGACCGCCTTCCTGATCGAAAAGGGGTTCAAGGGTTTTTCGGTCGCGCAAAAACTCGACAAGCTCGGCATGCGCGGTTCGCACACCGGTGAACTGGTGTTCCAGGATTGCGAGGTGCCTGCTGAAAACGTGTTGGGCGGTCTCGGCAAGGGCGTCAATGTGTTGATGTCCGGTCTCGACTTCGAACGCACCGTCTTGTCCGGCGGACCGCTGGGGATCATGCAGGCGTGCATGGATGCGGTGGTGCCGTATATCCATGAGCGCAAGCAATTCGGCCAGCCGATTGGTGAATTCCAGTTGATGCAAGGCAAGATCGCTGACATGTACTCGACCATGATGGCGTGCAAGGCGTATGTGTACGCAGTCGGCCAGGCTTGCGACCGCGCGAAGAACCCGGAAGCGGTGCGCGCGCTGCGCAAGGATGCGGCCGGCGCGATTTTGTATTCGGCGGAAAAGGCGACCTGGATGGCGGGCGAGGCGATCCAGACGCTGGGCGGCAATGGGTATATCAATGAATATCCGGTTGGCCGCCTGTGGCGCGATGCGAAGCTGTATGAGATTGGTGCGGGAACGAGTGAGATCCGCAGGATGCTGATTGGGCGGGAGTTGTTCGCCGAGACGAAGTAA
- a CDS encoding MerR family transcriptional regulator translates to MPTYTITELAREFDITPRAIRFYEDQGLLSPKREGVGGRTRVYNASERTRLKLTLRGKRLGLSLSEIKALVDMYESPKDSTAQLKRFLAVLAQHRETLERQREDLEVTLAEIAAHEEECRRLLDREKPLKSAEKKSSARRVKDLA, encoded by the coding sequence ATGCCGACCTATACCATTACCGAACTTGCGCGTGAATTCGACATCACGCCGCGCGCCATCCGCTTCTACGAAGACCAAGGCTTGCTGAGTCCGAAGCGCGAAGGCGTCGGCGGACGTACACGGGTGTACAACGCCAGCGAGCGCACTCGCCTGAAACTGACCTTGCGCGGCAAGCGGCTCGGCCTCAGCCTCTCGGAAATCAAGGCGCTGGTCGACATGTACGAGTCGCCGAAAGACAGCACTGCGCAGCTCAAGCGTTTTCTCGCGGTACTGGCCCAGCATCGCGAAACGCTGGAACGCCAGCGCGAAGACCTGGAAGTCACGCTCGCTGAAATCGCCGCGCATGAAGAGGAATGCCGGCGCCTGCTGGACCGTGAAAAACCTCTGAAGAGTGCCGAAAAGAAATCCTCCGCGCGCCGCGTGAAAGACTTGGCGTAG